In one Apteryx mantelli isolate bAptMan1 chromosome 9, bAptMan1.hap1, whole genome shotgun sequence genomic region, the following are encoded:
- the TM4SF4 gene encoding transmembrane 4 L6 family member 4 → MCTGDCAKCLGITLIPLAVLCTLANILLFFPGGKVVDKNEHITDEVWYFGGIVGSGLLMIFPALVFLGLKNNDCCGCCGNESCGKRFAMFSSIIFAAVGVLGAGYCFALSAVALNKGPKCEIGQQWVYPFQNGDYLSNHTIWDKCKSPENIVPWNLTLFSLLLVMSGIQAVLCGIQVVNGLLGTICGDCKCCGCCGGDGAV, encoded by the exons atgTGCACTGGAGATTGTGCTAAGTGCTTGGGGATCACTCTTATCCCCCTGGCTGTGTTATGCACCCTCGCTAACATTTTGCTGTTCTTCCCTGGAGGAAAAGTAGTTGACAAAAATGAACACATTACAGATGAGGTTTGGTACTTCGGAGGGATCGTGGGATCTGGTTTATTG ATGATCTTTCCTGCCTTGGTATTTCTGGGCCTTAAGAATAACGATTGCTGTGGATGCTGCGGTAATGAGAGCTGTGGAAAGAGGTTTGCG ATGTTTTCTTCTATAATATTTGCTGCAGTTGGAGTTCTAGGAGCTGGATACTGCTTTGCTTTGTCAGCAGTAGCCCTAAACAAAGGCCCTAAATGTGAAATTGGGCAACAGTGGGTCTATCCTTTCCAGAACGG GGATTATTTAAGTAACCACACAATCTGGGACAAGTGTAAATCACCTGAAAATATAGTTCCGTGGAACTTGACCCTCTTCTCCTTGCTGCTAGTCATGAGTGGGATCCAAGCAGTGCTCTGTGGCATTCAGGTTGTGAATGGACTCCTTGGAACAATCTGCGGGGACTGCAAATGTTGTGGATGCTGTGGG ggAGACGGAGCTGTCTAA